The Topomyia yanbarensis strain Yona2022 chromosome 3, ASM3024719v1, whole genome shotgun sequence nucleotide sequence ACAAGGTTGCATCATGTTCGGTGAGCGACTGATGATCCCGTCGAGTTTCCGAAAGCGTTGTCTGCATCATCTTCACCAAGGTCATCCAGGAATGCAGCGTATGAAAGCAATTGCGTGTAGCTATGTCTACTGGCCGTCGCTGGATGACATCGTGGCTTACGTCAGTTCCTGCCATCATTGCGCAGCAGTAGCTAAAAGCCCACCAACGTCCGCACCGCTGTCGTGGCCAAAACCAACATATCCGTGGGAGCGTGTGCACATAGACTATTCTGGACCGATTGAAGGAGAATATTTTCTACTGAGCGTCGATGCCTACTCCAAGTGGGTTGAAAtagtcaaaaccaaatcaactaCTGCTTTCACTACCATCAACATGCTTCGCAGCTTGTTTGCCCGTCTCGGTATGCCTGAAACATTGGTTAGCGACAATGGTCCACAGTTCGCCAGTGCCGAATTCGACAAGTTCTGCTTAGAGAATGGTGTCAACCACATTACTACAGCACCGTATCACCCACAATCAAACGGGCAAGCGGAAAGATTTGTGGACACCTTTAAAAGATCAGTGAAGAAAATTAGAGAGGGGAAAGGAGCCATCCAGAAAGTATTAGGCATATTTCTGATAACCTACCGAACAACGCCGAATCCAGCTACACCGGAAGGTAAATCGCCATCGGAAGCAATGTTTGGGCGCAAGATTCGCACCAGCCTAGACTTGCTGCGTCCGTCAACCGTTCCGGCCGTTGAATCCACTATAGAAGCAAAGATTCACCGGAGATTCAAAAATGGTGATTGTGTATATGCGAAGGTTTACTCTAACAACCAGTGCAGATGGACACCCGGAGTTGTTTTGGAATCGATTGGGCGTTTTATGTTCAACGTGTGGGTGGAAGATAAGCGCATGATTCGTTAACATCTCAACCAACTACGAACTCGTGCCATTGGTGACAAGCCGTCAGCGAAGCCAGTTAAGAGCGATGTTAAGTTGCCGTTGGACATTTTGCTGAAGGCGTGTAATCTGTCTAGATCGCATACCAGTGCAAGCGATATCACCACGTCATCGCCACTACCTGTGCTTTTGTCAGTAACCGCCGAATCACCGTCAACCGTGCTTGGAGTATCATCCGAGCAGACCACACCGTTGCAGCCTGCAGCGCCATCCGAAGCACCCGCGCGAGTGTGGGTGTCTCCAAAAGCAGATACGTCATCAGCATCTTCGTCATCATCCTCCAGTTCAAGCTCTGTACCGTCATCGTCATCAGAGTTCCTATCAGCCAATGAAACCCCTACAGCTGTCCGGGAGCCTCGTCGCTCTTCTCGCTCTAGAAGACCGCCGATTCGGTTTGATCCCTACCAGCTGTATTGAGGAGGGAGATGTTGGGGAGAAATGGACATCCCTACCAACTACTCACCAACACTACCGCTGAGCTCACTGGTGGCAGTGCAGCTGTCACCCGTCGATGCTAGAACAGCGGAAACACATAACCTGTTAGTTAGTTAGTACGAGACCGCGTGCAATGCGGTTAGTCTTTAAtgtttaataaattttaattcGTTATTTTGTACAATACGTCGCGTGTTTTATTCGTCAGACATGGATCTCGGTCACCGACAACCGCGACCGTaaaagtatgtatgtatgtgaccaacaaaatgcacatcggttactggAGATGACCAaaccgattttatcaaacttagtctcaaatgaaaggtacaacggttccggagttaggagctgaagagtgcggtcacgcatgaaattcccatataaatcggtatcagcatggtatctaaaagatgcGAAGGTCATTAAATGTGTTCTAAattgcatgagcatgagcatgatgaccgtacaattcgtagttgctactccgtgactGACCAGaccaagcgaaattgcacagagaatcaacgaatgagGCCTAGGAGCTCAATGtgtacgtttcgagagttctatacttttaaaTTTCAATAACGGTGCCGGCCACgttcttacagtcatcggggaaggaaagaaatgttagtgtaacaaacgttgttatagagaccgtgtatacctctgcatctccacgtttgccacgggaaggagtttttatACAGGActgtatattagggtggggcaaattgatcgtttttcagcacagcacaactgtgcaaaatttggggtcgattagTTTTGACCcagcgtagcgcattgcgtttgaaaattgtatggaaattttagcatttttaattctacagactacaattcttcctgcagtatgccaacaaataaatagaatgtttggatgaattattcaaaagccttagctcaatttcattaGCGTGGGTAGTTGAGCAAAAGGGCGTAGTGAGGGATGAGGGAGGGGACTATAATATGTAGGAATTCGAGCTGAAatattgtcgagttggaatggtcagaagaattatttcaaaacatttacacaatgtcctatgcataatagtaacgatgaaataaatcacactgtatccctttgccttcttttatcaatagaagttacgttacagactggatcaactgatgtcgagttgatatgtcaaaggattgcattgattatattttggTTTTATACGCACTATTATTTGATGGGATGCGTATTCGCCATACAGTGAAACTCCAACAGACAGAATAGGTCCTTTTGGAAGTCGGATTCACGATGGAAGAAAGTGACGCGGTCGGTTGTTGTACTTTAAGGTTATGTTCAATCGAACTTTATTCGTAAAACCGATTTGCGACGAAAAGAGTCCGTTTTGCTTTGAACTTTGGTTTATACCGTTACAGAAACTTGAAACCGTGTAATTGACACTCtggtattcaaaaaaaaaaaacgagaaaCATATTACTATCGAAAATTTTCGCGGATGCAAAAAAATAGCGGCTGCATCACGAGCAGGGTTGCCATAATTccctttttgattatttttaaaaacagcGGTGCTTCCGTCGGCCAATTTCAATcgacctaaaaattttgattattataTATTGACCCACGAATTCCTCTGAATCTGAATCAAAATATAGTTCCTATATACCATTCAAATCCGTGAATGGCTATTACAGATACCTGGGTTACTTCGTGCGGAATGACCCATCATATGGAGCATGAAACAAGTAGCGCTCAACATTTGATCTATTCATGTTATTTTATTTCATACTTCTGTGCATGAAATAAGGTTTAGGCTGTGCATGATCAATCACGTGTTAAATCTGTGTGTTTAAGACCAAGATACAGGTGGAAAAATTGTTGTCTCTGGGCGGTGGTCTTTTGTCGATCATTCTGCAATTTGTTTTCCAATTACCTTCACAGTAATACCTATTATACACTGAACGATTGAATTATTTCTGCTTGAGCGAAAGCTTGTGGCAAATTGTCAAGTTTGGCAATAACGGTTATGTCGTCACAGATCAATTGCCCAAATTGCAACATTTAGTTAATCAATTATTCATTACTCCATCACTTAAATAAAAGACTATTGAAAAAGTCTTTTATTTAAGTGATGGAGTAATAAATAATTGATCAACTAAATGTTGCAATTTGGGCAATTGATTTGTTACGACTTTCGCTTGTGCTTCCTTGGTTTTATGTTGGTATTAAAAAGTACAACTGATTATACGCCGTTTTCGTTTGCGGATCCAAGTCGGAGTTAGTTCACATTAAGACAATGCTACATTACGTAACGGTCATTGGCAATAAATTTGATGCTATTAGTTAACCTGTTTCCTTCCGAGCGGAAATTATAAATAGTCGAGAGTTCTAGTTCTCATATCGATAATTCGTCTACATCATCAGTACTTCGTATGTACTAAAGCACATAAATGCTTTATCGTTCACAGATCTGGAAACATCCTCAACCGAACAGCCGAGCTCATGCGACAGTCCCATGTCCGCACTGCGACTGCACACTCCTGGTTTCGGCAAGAGCGCCAGCAACCGGCGCCCGATCGTTCTACCCAAACCATTACCACAGCTCGAATTCCCAGGCCCTCCATCGTACGACTACTATGAACCGAGCTGCTGCTATATGCCGCTACCACCGCCCATTCCGTCCCATCATATGCCCCTGCTGGAAGCGTCGACCGTTCCGCCGAGCATCAGTGGCGGTGGAAATTACTACACGCTGAATGATTGCTTCGAGTGTGCCCGCCAGGAAGTGGAACATGTGCCACTGTACGCCCCCAGTCGTCAAAGTCCGATGCGCAGGCGCTCCCGGAGCATGAGCGTGGTCAGCATGAGCATGGCCCGACGTCCCAGTCAGGTTAGCATGGCTCCAACTCTAGTGGTAGCACCACCCGTACCGGTTGATTCTTCCACAGCAGTTTCGATAGCGGCTACCAATGCTAACGTTTGTTACACTCCGCAACATTTCAGTCTTAGCAAGAAGGGCCTGCTGCAAATCGACTACTCGTGTAACTGGGACAACCTGGATCGGTACATTGCTAAGTGAAGCAGTACTGCTCTATTCGGTTAACTCTATGAACCATGCTCAATTTATTTAGTAATAAAATAAACCTGAGACAGGTATCGGCACTCACACGATCATCTAGAAATAGAAGTGTTTATTTAAGtccattattattttattagagaataaaatttgtaaatatAAACGCATTAGATATGATTGAAATAAAGTTGAAAATCGTTGACTAATTGCTATTAAAAGGAAGAAAGAAATCCATGCACAAAGATTGATTTTACGGTAACACAATTCGATTGTTACGACAAATTGCAACTTCAGAGCTCATTTGAATTGAATCCTGGCAGCTTACCACATTACTCTTAACTACGGCTGTCGGGTAGATCTTAAAATATAAGGCACAATATTTGAATAAGTTcagtttaaaatattaatttattcaTGCTTCGCTTGAAAACACTACCAAAACTAAAACACCCCCGAGCCAGTTTCACTTTTCACCTTTCTCGGAATAGTTGCCGCCCGAAGATACGGATTGTCAATCGTTGGACTGTTGTTAGTCAAGTTTATCTGCGCAGTCGTAATGTTGCCGCTGGCCGTGGAAACCGTCACTGTCGGAGGACCCATTTTAGCTTCTCCACCGGTTTTGCCTCCACCACCACCGCTACCATTATTCGATTCTCCTCTGCCCGATTCCGTATCCTTCTCGTCGTTATCCTTGTCATCTTTCTTGTCTTCATCATcaccatcgtcgtcgtcgtcatcggcATCCTTACTGTCGGCCGGATCTTCCTTCCGATTGGCCACCTGGTAGTAGTATTCCAACTCTTCAAAGTCGAAAATCTGATCTGTTGGATTTAATGCCTGCAGATACGGTGGGAATGATGGTTTGCAGGCAATGAGCGGAAACATCGGGTTGTCTTCGTTATCGAACAAACTGTGTACGTCGCTAGTTTTAGCAAGAAACCTGGTGAGCGCTTTCTCGACATCCCGCTTCTGCGAGGCTGCCTTTTCGCGGATAGCTTCGTACTCGGTTACTGGTTGTTTGTAAGTCTAAAA carries:
- the LOC131688845 gene encoding nucleoprotein TPR-like, producing the protein MKMPAYTGFDSYASSRRTAESIYYSAKEFDSADDSDCMRLPPPHFARRPSLLDPMGPSDAIFSRRYVDPWDMENYVYIRKQVLDPSLESEVAPSPAGVPIQSKFYYVPGDLESCRECSAEIVMPIKADIMGGDDLVDVDDEEEEEENDEEDRADDDIEDDDLEADELDEDDDGFYTERYDTVMEEDSIGGDDRVYSSYTDLETSSTEQPSSCDSPMSALRLHTPGFGKSASNRRPIVLPKPLPQLEFPGPPSYDYYEPSCCYMPLPPPIPSHHMPLLEASTVPPSISGGGNYYTLNDCFECARQEVEHVPLYAPSRQSPMRRRSRSMSVVSMSMARRPSQVSMAPTLVVAPPVPVDSSTAVSIAATNANVCYTPQHFSLSKKGLLQIDYSCNWDNLDRYIAK
- the LOC131688846 gene encoding transcription initiation factor TFIID subunit 8-like, producing MAEINSTQSARRKYLSMAVSSELLEHEFESADRECVETLTEMMQSFIVELGQSARNYCELAGRTQPVIGDIVIALINMGIPVKGLESYARKDGRQVLPQPQQAQAQKQLSILQAGQKNSHPSHIPNYLPALPDPHAYIRTPTYKQPVTEYEAIREKAASQKRDVEKALTRFLAKTSDVHSLFDNEDNPMFPLIACKPSFPPYLQALNPTDQIFDFEELEYYYQVANRKEDPADSKDADDDDDDGDDEDKKDDKDNDEKDTESGRGESNNGSGGGGGKTGGEAKMGPPTVTVSTASGNITTAQINLTNNSPTIDNPYLRAATIPRKVKSETGSGVF